One segment of Phycisphaerae bacterium DNA contains the following:
- a CDS encoding tetratricopeptide repeat protein → MNLGATATVGARGRLLPFLPVLLLTVVAFLPSLRGEFVDWDDNTLFLENGNYRGLGLANIRWMFTHATLGHYQPIAWLTLGADYCVWGMNPVGYHVTSLLFHLANTALVYALALVMLRRTARGPAPRSAALSWAAAACAALFAVHPLRAESVAWITERGSLVSTFFLLACVLYYVRYTEHLKHRRRWYLLSLALFFLSLLSKAWAITLPFVLLLIDVYPLRRWPTRDWPAINRVSRLLLEKLPFVLIAIVTAGLAYYAKSRAGMVSLHHHGWPERFAQAAFGLCFYPFKTLWPAGLSPIYELPIPFEASARQFIFSGVVVALAALTLAAVRRRVPGLFVAMLAFGILVSPALGLAQTGPQLVADRYSYISCIPFALLAGGALLMAARRGRYSRSAAAMATVAVVIVLATSTWTQTQIWRSSTALWARALEIDPRSPTANSNMGAQFVKAGRFAEAIECFRVGLAKQPDSIGMLNLAYACAQVGQSNESRQLLRQALEKDPRSVRTLLSAARIRASMSDHVDAVDLYRRALTIEPNEATTHYALGTVLIQLGRPIEAAASLERTIALLEPHVQAGVGDESRRLYLDACGRLEAHFTSRDDLTRARDYQQRIQSLARRE, encoded by the coding sequence ATGAACCTGGGCGCGACCGCCACCGTGGGGGCCAGGGGCCGGCTCTTGCCGTTCCTGCCGGTCTTGCTTCTCACTGTCGTCGCGTTCCTGCCATCTCTCCGCGGCGAGTTCGTCGACTGGGACGACAACACGCTCTTTCTGGAAAACGGAAACTACCGCGGTCTGGGCCTGGCCAACATCCGCTGGATGTTCACCCATGCAACGCTCGGTCATTATCAACCGATCGCCTGGCTGACGCTCGGCGCGGACTATTGCGTCTGGGGCATGAACCCCGTCGGCTATCACGTCACCAGCCTGCTCTTCCATCTCGCGAATACGGCACTCGTTTATGCACTGGCTCTTGTAATGCTGCGCCGGACGGCACGGGGGCCGGCGCCCCGTTCGGCTGCCTTGAGCTGGGCCGCTGCGGCGTGCGCAGCGCTCTTCGCGGTCCATCCGCTCCGCGCCGAGTCCGTCGCCTGGATCACCGAGCGCGGCAGCCTCGTCTCGACGTTCTTTCTTCTGGCATGCGTCCTTTATTATGTTCGGTACACCGAGCACCTGAAGCATCGGCGGCGCTGGTATCTTCTCTCGTTGGCCCTTTTCTTCCTCTCGCTGCTCTCCAAGGCGTGGGCAATCACGTTGCCCTTTGTCCTGCTCCTGATCGACGTTTATCCGCTCCGTCGATGGCCGACGCGCGACTGGCCGGCCATCAATCGTGTGTCGCGTCTGCTGCTGGAAAAACTGCCGTTCGTTCTCATCGCGATCGTGACCGCCGGCCTCGCCTATTACGCCAAGTCGCGGGCGGGCATGGTGTCGCTGCATCACCACGGCTGGCCCGAGCGCTTCGCCCAGGCGGCCTTCGGCCTATGTTTCTATCCATTCAAGACGTTATGGCCCGCCGGTCTCAGTCCGATCTATGAACTGCCGATCCCCTTCGAAGCGTCCGCGCGACAGTTCATCTTCAGCGGCGTCGTCGTAGCGCTTGCGGCCTTGACGCTGGCGGCAGTACGACGGCGTGTTCCGGGACTTTTTGTCGCGATGCTGGCGTTTGGAATTCTCGTCTCCCCGGCGCTCGGTCTGGCGCAGACCGGCCCCCAGCTTGTGGCGGATCGCTATAGCTATATCTCCTGCATTCCATTCGCACTGCTGGCGGGCGGTGCGCTGCTGATGGCCGCTCGCCGCGGCCGTTATTCGCGCAGCGCGGCAGCGATGGCGACCGTCGCGGTGGTCATAGTGCTTGCCACGTCAACGTGGACGCAGACTCAAATCTGGAGGTCGTCCACGGCACTGTGGGCTCGCGCATTGGAGATCGATCCCCGTTCTCCGACGGCCAACAGCAATATGGGCGCGCAGTTCGTCAAGGCCGGGCGGTTTGCCGAAGCCATCGAGTGCTTCCGGGTCGGCCTGGCAAAGCAGCCCGACTCCATTGGCATGCTAAACCTGGCATACGCGTGCGCGCAGGTAGGCCAGTCCAACGAATCGCGACAACTCCTGCGACAGGCGCTCGAAAAGGACCCACGCAGTGTTCGCACTCTGCTGTCCGCGGCGCGGATCCGCGCAAGCATGTCCGACCATGTGGATGCCGTCGATCTCTATCGCCGGGCCCTTACGATCGAGCCCAACGAGGCCACGACGCATTACGCACTGGGAACCGTTTTGATTCAGCTCGGCCGCCCCATTGAGGCGGCGGCGTCCTTGGAGCGCACGATCGCCTTGCTCGAGCCTCACGTGCAGGCTGGCGTCGGCGACGAGTCACGTCGTCTTTATTTGGACGCCTGCGGCCGTTTGGAAGCGCACTTCACCTCGCGGGATGACCTCACGCGTGCCAGGGACTATCAGCAACGCATTCAGTCCCTTGCCCGGCGTGAATGA
- the ligD gene encoding DNA ligase D produces the protein MALTEYRHKRNFRRTSEPRGHASKAAHRSLSFVIQKHAASHLHYDFRLEWGGVLKSWAVPKGPSLDPSVRALAIEVEDHPLEYGGFEGTIPKGEYGGGTVLLWDRGEWIPANDPKDGFQRGKLEFELRGEKLHGRWKLVRMRPENGGRVHWLLMKSTDEHAQPRSEYDVLSEEPLSVTSGRDLDQIAAKAKPVKGRKSKKAGRVRPAAVKRAKRGGTTPKPSELPGAKRESKVRWRPPQLATLVEAAPEGDDWIHEAKYDGYRLLALLQKGHARLISRNEKDWTDRFASVAAAVEALPVAQAVFDGEVVVLNSKGLSDFQALQNAMQAGGKAKLYYFAFDLLHLDGFDLTAVPLIDRKVLLAALIPKRSSSIIRLSEHVRGNGSEVFEQACKGGLEGIISKRAGSVYESRRSRSWLKVKCVKGQEFVIGGFTDPAGARVGFGALLLGYYTAKDSLRYCGRVGTGFSGKTLHSILAQLKKLEQREPAFVNPPTGMDARGVHWVKPQLVGEVRYTEITSDGILRHPSFSGLRMDKKAQEVVREVPLLRVREDGVIAQRAPAKKSRRSRLMRNMNRTDVSDKAPDRRKVSEGKNMDRLVVAGVGISHPDRVLYSKLSFTKADLGAYYEKVADQMLPHVSDRPLMLVRCPEGAGGPCFHQKHPSAGPLSGLRGVPIREKGKTETYMVVDDVRGLVTLVQMGALEVHTWGSTTKQLEKPDRLIFDLDPGPGVKWASIVEAALLVRDQLAEIGLTSFVKTTGGKGLHVLVPLRPAAEWEAAKSFAQAVSQSLVALAPDRFVGKMTRSLRAGKIYIDYLRNGRGSTCVAAFSSRAREGAGVSFPLSWRELKNVDDPAEFNVKTVPSRLARRSDPWPGFWKSKQSLSPAFLKKLAGPSSTRRR, from the coding sequence GTGGCACTCACAGAGTACCGTCACAAGCGGAACTTTCGACGGACTTCCGAACCGCGCGGGCACGCGTCGAAAGCCGCGCATCGGTCACTCAGCTTTGTGATCCAAAAACACGCCGCCAGCCATTTGCATTATGACTTTCGCCTGGAATGGGGAGGTGTGCTCAAGAGCTGGGCCGTGCCCAAAGGGCCGAGTCTGGATCCGAGCGTGAGAGCGCTGGCCATTGAGGTGGAGGACCATCCGCTGGAATACGGCGGCTTTGAGGGGACCATTCCGAAGGGTGAATACGGCGGGGGAACGGTTTTGCTGTGGGATCGCGGCGAGTGGATACCAGCTAATGATCCGAAGGATGGTTTCCAGCGAGGGAAACTGGAATTCGAATTGCGCGGCGAGAAGCTCCATGGCCGCTGGAAGCTCGTGAGGATGCGGCCCGAGAATGGTGGGCGGGTTCATTGGCTGCTGATGAAATCGACGGACGAACATGCGCAGCCGCGATCGGAATACGACGTATTGTCCGAGGAGCCGTTGAGCGTCACGAGCGGGCGGGACCTCGATCAAATCGCCGCGAAAGCCAAGCCGGTAAAGGGTCGCAAGAGCAAGAAGGCCGGGCGAGTGCGTCCGGCCGCTGTTAAGCGCGCCAAGCGCGGAGGTACAACGCCCAAACCGTCCGAGTTACCGGGCGCCAAGCGTGAGTCGAAAGTCCGCTGGAGACCTCCGCAGTTGGCCACGTTGGTCGAGGCGGCGCCGGAGGGCGATGACTGGATTCACGAGGCGAAATATGACGGCTATCGACTTCTTGCCCTGCTTCAAAAAGGCCATGCGCGGCTGATCTCCCGAAATGAAAAGGATTGGACGGACCGATTTGCCAGCGTGGCCGCGGCGGTCGAGGCGCTGCCGGTCGCGCAGGCTGTCTTCGATGGCGAAGTCGTGGTGTTGAATTCCAAGGGCTTGTCGGATTTCCAGGCCCTGCAGAACGCCATGCAGGCGGGAGGCAAGGCCAAGCTCTATTATTTTGCGTTTGATCTCCTGCACCTCGACGGATTTGATCTGACGGCCGTTCCGCTGATCGATCGAAAAGTCCTGTTGGCGGCGCTCATTCCCAAACGCTCCAGCTCGATAATCCGGTTGAGTGAGCATGTTCGCGGCAACGGATCGGAGGTCTTCGAACAGGCATGCAAAGGGGGCCTAGAAGGAATCATCAGCAAGCGTGCCGGAAGCGTATATGAGTCGCGGCGAAGTCGTTCTTGGCTCAAGGTCAAATGCGTCAAGGGCCAGGAGTTTGTCATTGGCGGCTTCACGGACCCCGCCGGCGCGCGCGTCGGCTTCGGCGCATTGTTGCTGGGGTACTACACGGCCAAGGATTCGCTCCGCTACTGCGGGCGGGTCGGCACCGGTTTCAGCGGCAAGACACTCCACAGCATTTTGGCGCAGCTTAAGAAGCTGGAACAGCGCGAGCCGGCCTTTGTCAATCCTCCGACGGGGATGGACGCGCGGGGCGTACATTGGGTCAAACCGCAACTGGTCGGGGAAGTCAGATACACCGAGATAACCAGCGATGGAATCCTGCGGCATCCGTCCTTTTCCGGATTGCGGATGGACAAAAAAGCGCAGGAAGTCGTTCGCGAGGTTCCCTTGCTTCGCGTCCGGGAAGATGGCGTAATCGCGCAGCGTGCGCCGGCGAAGAAATCAAGACGGTCGCGTTTGATGCGAAATATGAACCGAACCGATGTATCCGATAAGGCCCCGGATCGCCGGAAGGTTTCCGAAGGAAAGAACATGGATCGCCTCGTCGTTGCAGGTGTGGGAATTTCTCATCCCGACCGTGTGCTGTATTCGAAACTGAGTTTCACCAAGGCGGATCTCGGCGCCTATTACGAAAAGGTCGCGGATCAGATGTTGCCGCACGTAAGCGATCGGCCGCTGATGCTGGTCCGCTGCCCGGAAGGGGCCGGGGGGCCGTGTTTTCATCAAAAGCACCCGTCCGCCGGGCCGCTTTCCGGATTGCGCGGAGTGCCCATTCGCGAGAAAGGCAAGACGGAAACCTACATGGTTGTGGACGACGTCCGTGGACTGGTGACATTGGTGCAAATGGGCGCGCTGGAGGTTCATACCTGGGGCAGCACAACGAAGCAGTTGGAGAAACCCGACCGACTGATTTTCGATTTGGATCCGGGCCCCGGCGTCAAATGGGCCTCCATTGTAGAGGCCGCACTCCTGGTGCGCGACCAGCTCGCGGAGATCGGTCTAACCAGTTTCGTGAAGACGACCGGAGGCAAAGGCCTGCACGTCCTCGTGCCGCTGCGCCCGGCCGCGGAGTGGGAAGCCGCCAAGAGCTTCGCCCAGGCGGTGTCGCAGTCTCTGGTCGCTCTTGCGCCCGATCGTTTTGTGGGAAAGATGACGCGATCCCTTCGCGCCGGCAAGATCTACATCGACTACTTGCGGAATGGGCGTGGCAGCACATGCGTGGCCGCGTTCTCCTCGCGGGCGCGAGAGGGTGCGGGTGTGTCATTCCCCCTGAGTTGGCGCGAACTCAAGAATGTCGATGATCCCGCGGAGTTCAATGTCAAGACTGTTCCCTCGAGGCTCGCGCGGCGCAGTGATCCATGGCCCGGATTCTGGAAGTCGAAGCAGTCCCTCTCGCCGGCGTTTCTCAAGAAACTCGCGGGGCCATCGTCGACACGACGTCGTTAA
- a CDS encoding Ku protein yields MARKKAATSRISRPIWKGHVTFGLVQIPVVLHSAESRYDLHFHLVDSRDHARIRYERINEATGEEVPWNEIVKAFEYDENNYVVLGDEDFKRAAAEATQSIEIEEFVDVSEISPMYFDRPYFLMPGKKGEKGYALLRDGLARTGKTGVARVVIRTREHLSALMVQGSALVLILLRFAQELRDPAELGLPEVDVKKTGLAPKERDMAVQLIESMSGEWTPAKYRDEYREKLMKWIEKKARSGGTMPTPEPEEEEAEPGRIINITDLLQQSLRRKGKSETGRTRMQRSAPKRRRAG; encoded by the coding sequence ATGGCACGCAAAAAGGCCGCAACTTCACGCATTTCGCGCCCCATTTGGAAGGGCCACGTCACGTTCGGACTCGTCCAGATTCCGGTCGTACTGCACTCCGCCGAAAGCCGGTATGACCTGCACTTTCATCTTGTCGACAGCCGCGACCACGCGAGAATTCGATACGAGCGCATTAATGAAGCGACGGGCGAGGAAGTTCCTTGGAACGAGATCGTCAAGGCATTCGAATACGATGAGAACAACTACGTCGTGCTCGGCGATGAAGATTTCAAGAGGGCGGCCGCGGAGGCCACGCAGTCGATCGAGATCGAAGAATTCGTGGACGTGAGCGAGATCAGCCCGATGTACTTCGACCGGCCCTATTTCCTCATGCCGGGAAAAAAAGGCGAGAAAGGCTACGCGCTGCTGCGCGACGGACTGGCTCGAACGGGCAAGACCGGCGTGGCGCGCGTCGTCATCCGCACGCGTGAGCATCTTTCCGCGCTGATGGTGCAGGGTTCGGCCCTGGTGCTCATCCTCCTGCGCTTCGCACAGGAACTTCGCGATCCCGCGGAACTGGGATTGCCTGAGGTTGATGTCAAAAAGACCGGCCTGGCGCCGAAGGAGCGGGACATGGCGGTCCAGCTCATTGAGTCCATGAGCGGGGAGTGGACGCCGGCCAAGTATCGGGACGAGTACCGTGAGAAGCTGATGAAGTGGATTGAGAAAAAGGCCCGCAGCGGTGGGACAATGCCCACGCCGGAGCCCGAAGAGGAGGAGGCGGAGCCGGGCCGTATTATCAACATCACGGATCTGCTTCAACAAAGCTTGCGCCGAAAGGGCAAGTCCGAAACAGGGCGGACACGAATGCAGCGGTCGGCGCCGAAACGAAGGCGGGCCGGATAA
- a CDS encoding cysteine synthase family protein, producing the protein MSDSANILEAIGNTSLVRLRRVVPPDCAKIFVKLEWENPTGSMKDRVALAMIARAEEDGRLKPGDTVVEYTGGSTGTSLALICAAKGYRLKVVTSNAFSQEKRDHMAALGAELTLVESPGGLTTKQLFLDMIETARGLAREPHTYWTNQLENKDSITGYYPMGEEIWSQTEGKVGAFVQSVGTSASTQGVARVLKRHKPQVRIAVVEPAESPVLSGGKPGPHTIEGIGIGYTPPIWDANVVDEVIPIATADAKEMARRLAREEALFAGTSSGANVLAAIQLGKRLGPEATVVTLMIDSGLKYLSTDVYRKA; encoded by the coding sequence ATGAGCGATTCCGCGAACATTCTGGAAGCGATCGGGAATACGTCGCTGGTGCGGCTTCGGCGGGTGGTGCCTCCGGATTGCGCGAAGATCTTTGTGAAGCTCGAGTGGGAGAACCCGACGGGGAGCATGAAGGATCGCGTGGCGCTGGCGATGATCGCGCGGGCGGAGGAGGATGGTCGGCTCAAGCCGGGGGATACGGTCGTCGAGTACACCGGCGGGAGCACGGGGACGTCGCTGGCGCTGATCTGCGCGGCCAAGGGGTATCGACTCAAGGTCGTCACGTCCAACGCATTCAGCCAGGAGAAGCGGGATCACATGGCGGCGCTGGGGGCGGAACTGACGCTCGTGGAGAGCCCCGGCGGCCTGACGACCAAGCAGCTCTTCCTCGACATGATCGAGACGGCCCGAGGACTCGCCCGCGAGCCGCACACGTACTGGACGAACCAGCTTGAAAACAAGGATAGCATCACGGGCTACTACCCGATGGGCGAGGAAATTTGGTCGCAGACCGAGGGCAAGGTCGGTGCCTTTGTCCAAAGCGTCGGTACGTCGGCGTCGACACAAGGCGTTGCCCGAGTGCTCAAGCGGCACAAGCCGCAAGTCAGAATCGCCGTCGTCGAGCCGGCCGAATCGCCGGTCCTGTCGGGCGGCAAGCCAGGGCCGCACACGATCGAGGGCATCGGCATCGGTTACACGCCGCCGATCTGGGACGCCAACGTCGTGGACGAGGTCATCCCCATCGCAACGGCGGATGCGAAGGAGATGGCCCGGCGACTTGCGCGGGAGGAGGCCCTGTTCGCGGGAACCTCGTCCGGGGCCAATGTCCTTGCAGCCATTCAACTCGGCAAGCGACTCGGCCCGGAGGCGACCGTCGTGACGCTGATGATCGATTCGGGGTTGAAGTATTTGAGCACGGATGTGTACCGAAAGGCTTGA
- a CDS encoding DUF1328 family protein, with product MLSWAITFLVIALIAALLGFGGIAAGAASIAKVLFLIFIVLFLISIIAYGTRRGPPVV from the coding sequence ATGTTATCGTGGGCTATTACATTCCTGGTCATCGCCTTAATCGCGGCGCTCCTGGGCTTCGGTGGAATTGCGGCGGGGGCCGCGTCCATCGCCAAAGTTCTTTTCCTCATCTTCATTGTGCTGTTCCTGATCTCAATCATTGCCTACGGCACGCGGCGAGGGCCACCCGTAGTCTAA
- a CDS encoding YetF domain-containing protein: MDSVLNALAMYLFLVVLMRLSGRRTLGEMTTFDFVLMLVVGEATQQALLNDDRSMTNSWIVIATLIGLDVAMSLLKSRYTRAAAILEGLPTVLIRDGRILRDRMKRCRVDEAEILQAARAFRGLERLDQIKHAVLEPDGGVSIIAKSSAPGDS; this comes from the coding sequence ATGGACAGCGTTCTGAATGCTTTGGCAATGTACCTGTTTCTGGTTGTCCTGATGCGCCTGAGCGGGCGCCGTACGCTGGGTGAGATGACCACCTTTGATTTTGTCCTGATGCTCGTCGTCGGAGAAGCGACCCAGCAGGCGCTCCTGAATGACGATCGATCCATGACGAACTCCTGGATCGTCATCGCCACGTTGATCGGGCTGGATGTGGCTATGTCGCTGCTCAAGTCGCGATACACACGCGCCGCCGCCATCCTGGAAGGGCTGCCCACCGTCCTGATTCGCGACGGCCGTATCCTCCGTGACCGAATGAAACGCTGCCGCGTTGATGAGGCGGAAATTCTCCAGGCCGCCCGGGCGTTTCGCGGCCTGGAGCGGCTGGATCAGATCAAGCACGCGGTCCTGGAGCCCGACGGCGGCGTCTCGATTATCGCCAAGTCGTCCGCGCCAGGTGATTCTTAA
- a CDS encoding CsbD family protein, giving the protein MNQDTVKGDWMQLKGKIKQRWAKLTDDDLQLLEGRLEELTGVLQKRYGLARDAADRQAREFCDECSCL; this is encoded by the coding sequence ATGAATCAGGACACCGTCAAAGGCGATTGGATGCAGCTCAAGGGCAAAATTAAGCAACGGTGGGCAAAGCTCACCGATGACGACCTGCAGCTCTTGGAAGGGAGATTGGAGGAATTGACGGGCGTTTTGCAGAAACGATACGGCCTCGCCCGAGATGCCGCGGATCGGCAGGCGAGGGAATTTTGCGACGAGTGTAGTTGTCTCTAG